Part of the Pseudobdellovibrionaceae bacterium genome is shown below.
TTGCCGATTTTTACAATATAGACACTAAGCATTTAAGTTTTGGAAACGGGTCTAACGAAGTTATTGATCTTTTAATTCGCATTTATTGCAATCCTTTAGAGGGAGAAAAGCTGTTAGTTTCCAAGGGGTCTTTTATAGCTTATAAAGTTTGTGCTCAGGCAGCTAGGGTAGAGGTTAAAGAATGCCCGTTAAATAAAAATTTAAGCTTTAGTGTTGCCAACATAAAACAAGCTATTATTGAAGATAGTAAAATTAAAATCGTGTTTATACCTAACCCCAATAACCCTACGGGAACTTATCTTGGTAGCGAAGATTTATTACAACTAGTTTTGTTTTGTAAAGATAAAAATATTTTATTAGTTGTTGATGAAGCCTATAACGAGTTTGTTACCGCTAGCGACTTTCCCAAAACTTTAGATTGGTTAAAAACTTATAAGCATGTAGCCCTTATTAGAACTTTAAGTAAAGCTTATGCTTTAGCAGGCTTGCGTTTAGGGGTTTTGGTAGCAAGCCCTCAAATTATTAGTTACTTTGATAAAGTTAGAAATCCTTTTAATGTAAATTCTTTTGTACAAGCGGCCGCCAAACTAGCCATTAAAGACACCAAATATTTACAAAAGGTGTATGAAAATAACAAACAAGGGTTACAATTTTTTTATCAATCTTTTGATGCCATGGGCGTGAGTTATATAAAATCACAAGCCAACTTTGTGTTATTTGACTGCAAAAAAAATGCAGAGCAATTTTGTGCCGATTTACTAACTAAGGGCTTGGTGTTGCGTCCATTATTTCCCTACGGTTTTAAAACACAAGTGAGAATGACAGTGGGCTCAATGGAGCAAAATAAAAAGGCCATAGAGCTGTTACAAGAGCATTTTAAGTCATTATAAAAGTATTTTTATACATTAAACAAAGCTTGATATGCTTAAATTTTTATTATAGATTTTAATTTCGGGCTGGGTTAGCTCAATTGGTAGAGCAACTGATTTGTAATCAGTAGGTTGCGGGTTCAAGTCCCATACCCAGCTCCATTTTTTTTGGAGGGGTGCCTGAGTGGTTAAAAGGGGCGGACTGTAAATCCGCTGGCTTCGGTCTACATAGGTTCAAATCCTATCCCCTCCACCATTTCAATTTTTTATCTTCTTACAGGTGACAACTTTCAGGCCTATATCGCGGACTATTTACATCACAAGGGCCATAGTTAGATTCGCGTTTTTGTTTTGGAGTATAAGTGATGTTGTTTAATTCGATAGAAAATAAACGGCTTAACTTAATAATATTATAAAATTGATCGTATTCAAGCACTCTGCAAAAAGTTTTTTTAGGTATATCTACGCGGCGAATATTTTCTGTACTATTAAACTCCGATAAAAATAAATGCTTTTTCTTTTTTTTCCAGTCACTTATTTTTATTACAGAATTAAGTTTAGAGTTTTGACACTCTAGCTTTAAGTTATTAGGGCTAGAGGGGGGCTTGATATAAATGCCACTTAACTCTTGCTCTTTTATCGACAGGGGATTTGTACTACTTTTTAATTCTATTTCTTTCATTTTCTCTTTATATTCGGAATAAAATAAAGCTAAGTGTAAGTTACCTTGTAAGACATTGGTGTCCAATGTGGTTTTTATTTTTCGACTCAATTTAAATTGGTGTTGGTCTTTATCCGAGCTATAAGCGGTAAATTTAAAATCACACTTTAAAAAGTCTGGCAGTAAAGGGGAGGAGGTAATTTGCAAAGCCTTTTTTGGTATAAAATTAATAAAAGATAATATGTTTTTTATTTTAATTTTAGTAATATGGGTAATATAAGTTAATGGTTCAGACAACTTTTTTACGGGAGCACAAATACTAATTACCTTTAACTCTAAGCCCAAATCTTTTTCTTGAAAATGCAATTGACTATTTAATTGCAAATCTAAGTGATTAGATGGCCCTTCTGATAAATTTACAAAATGTTTAAATTGCGAAAAATAAAAAGCATAGGGTAGTTTAGTGTTTACCGAGGTTTTAACACTGTTTTTTTTGATTGCGCTAATATGCGCTTGGTTTTTTTTAGGTTGTAAAATTAAAACGGGTTCAGAAATACTCCATCTGGTTTTTTCTCCACAAGAGGTAATGGCGGTAATCATTAGCAATAAACTAAGCTTGGCGAAATAGTGGTTTCTTCTCATTTCTAATCTCCCTTTTTTTAAAAACAGTTGTGAAAACAGTTATGATATATATGCAAGATTGTTACCACTATGGCGAGTTAGTTTTAAGGATATTTAGCGTTTTGTTGTACGCACCTCCCTTTATCCCCAGCGTACCTATAATAGTATGAAATATATTTGCATGCGAAAATGTGCCCACCTGTTTTACCTTATTGTTGCTTAGGCCCTGTAACTTTATTAAGGCTTTTGACCTCCAAATAATAAAAGGAATTTCTTTTTGATATTTTGGTGCAAACATAAATGGTGTGCCATGTAAATAAAGGCCATTTTCTCCTAAAGATTCGCCGTGATCAGAAGCATATATAAGCATTACAGGCATTTTTAACTTTTTTAGTTTTTGTATTGTTTTATGTAAAAAATAATCGGTATACAATATTGTATTATCATAAGCGTTTATTAGTTCTTGTTGTGTACATTTGCTTAACTCTTCGTGGCGACAAACGGGCGAAAAAACTTCGAATTTTGAAGGGTACTTAGCATAGTAGCTTGGCCCGTGGCTTCCATAAGTGTGCAACACAATAAATGTTTTTTTCTTTTTAGATAATTGTATTTCTTCATTAATTTTTGTTAGTAAAACTTCATCAAATTGGCATTCTTTTCCATGACATTGTTTTTTTAACTCCGAACTTTTTTGATATTTAGAGGTATAAATGGGTGGCTCGCCCCAATTGTTAGTTCGCCAAATAACATTAACGCCAAGTCGAGTTAAATAACTAGGTAGGGGTTCGTAATTACCCTTACCGTTATTATGAGACAACATGCAAGCCACAGAAGCAGTGGTGTATGTTGAACAAGAAGTTGTTTTGTTAAAAACCAGTAGATTTTTTTCAGAATGTAATTGAGGGTTAGTATTTCTGGGATACCCATACAAGCTAAAATTTTGAGCCCTCGCGGTTTCGCCAATAACCAAAACCACAGCCACTTTTTTGTTGTTAAAGAATGTGCCTTTAGGTAGTAGTATTTGTTTTTTTTTACTTCGTGATATGCCCGAATAATAGCGAACGCTGTTAATAATATAAGACCACGGTAGCATTTTGCCACCTAATAATTTAGCATGCTTGTCTATCCATAACCAGTTAGAGGAGTTTAGGTAAAGAAAAAAAATACTTATTACAAAAATTAAAAATCCATTAAAAAGAATTTTTAATCTGTTTAATGGGGTTACTTTAATTTTTAATATAAGAAGGCTTGGAATGACGGCAAATATAAAAATATAAATTAACAATGTTGGGGTTAATAACGCAAAGGATTCGGAAGTTTTTGTGTTAAATATATTTCCCATCATTGTTCGGTCTAAAGTAACTTGATAAGAAATTAAGTAATATAAAGCTATGGAATTTATAAATGCTGTAATTATAAACAACCATTTAACTAAAAGGGGGGTTATAATGGAAAATATAGAAATAAATAATATATTAAAAAGAAAAACAATAACCAGTATGGAGCTTGCAATTATAATTCCGCTAAGGGTGTATATATTTACATTTAAGGCAACAAAAGAAAAAAGAGCAGAGTTAAATAAAACGGTATTTACTAATGCTAATAGCAGTACAAATCGACTGGCAGATATCTTCCAGCGGTTTTTTGAAAAAAAAATAAAATTAAAGGCTTTCGTTAAGGACATTTTTCTTTAGGGCTAATAATTTTATCGTAACAAACACGGCTACAATTAACGACAACCATGCAACCACTAGTTGAGAATATTCTACTATCATTGCAAAAGACACTGCTATTATTATTAAAGCCTTAACATACCAAAACTGTGGTTTAGTTATCCAGCGCCACCATGTTGAATATTTAAAAGTTAAAATAGCGCCACTAAGGCCACCAAAAAAACCAAAAATTGCACCAAGCAAAAGGTCGGCGGGCCAATGAGCACCAATGGCAACGCGTGAAATAGCCACTACAAAGGCTAAGCTAATTAAGCCCACAGCCCATACTGCAAAAGCCTTTCTGCTGCTGTTGTTGCTGTTGTTGTAATTTTTTTTGTTGTTGTAAAATAAAACCAATAAAACCGCAGACACCATAGCAAAAATAGTTATGGTGTGGCCCGAGGGTAAGCTGGTTGCCCCGGTTAAAGTTTTGCCCATTATTGTAAATTTATCGGCGTCAATAATTGCAGCGGGCCTTGAAACAGAAAAAAAGGCTTTGCCAAAATGACTTAAAATTGCAGATAGTGGCACAGCTCCAAAAAGGGCTGCCCATGCTTGGGTATTTTTAAAAACAAAAAAAGAAAGCAGTGGAAATAAAATTAAGGCGTCGCCCAGTGCTGTAATATTTAACCAAAAATTTGGCCCAAAAACTGTTCCCGATAACGCATGATTTATTACCAAAAAAATATCCATTTGTGTGGAGGTGTAATAATCTTTATGGATTCCATAAAAGCCAATGCCAACCACTATGCCGAGTAAAAACAGTAATCCAGTAATTTTTAAATGTATTTTCATATTTTTTGCAAACCCAAACCCAAGCCTAAACTAAAACCTAAACCTAAACTAAAACTAAAACTAAAACTAAAACCCAAACCCAAACCCAAACACCAAACCCAAACACCAAACCCAAACACCAAACACCAAACCCAAACACCAAATTCAAATTCAAGCATAAGCTATAACCCGTGTTTGTATAGAACTTTGTATTTTTTTTTCTAAAAATTTAACAGACTTAAGGCTGATTATATTTCCTAGAAGGCATTGGAAGGTTGTGTTCTTTTTAAAGAGATTGAATAATTATTTATGCACTTTGTTTTATTGCGGCCTTATTATTTAAAAGCACTAATCTTTGTTTTTACTTTGCTAGTTAGTTTTTCTTTACCCGCCCAAGTAAGAATGCCTGTGGAAGGAGGAAAGTTAGACTGTGCAAAGCAAGTTGTACAAAATTTGCAAAACAATACCGACGACATTGAAGAGGCCATTAATGCTAGTCGTTGGACCAATACTAGGGGAAGAATAAGAGAGATTACCGATGATGAAATATACAGCCCCTTAAATGCAGTGGGGATTATAAAGTGCACTGATTATAAAAATTATAACTTCGCTGCCACAGGAACTTTAGTACTTCGTGATAAGGCCCCCACTATTTTATTTGCGGGGCATAGTACTTGTAATGGCAAAACGAGGGTTC
Proteins encoded:
- a CDS encoding phosphatase PAP2 family protein — encoded protein: MKIHLKITGLLFLLGIVVGIGFYGIHKDYYTSTQMDIFLVINHALSGTVFGPNFWLNITALGDALILFPLLSFFVFKNTQAWAALFGAVPLSAILSHFGKAFFSVSRPAAIIDADKFTIMGKTLTGATSLPSGHTITIFAMVSAVLLVLFYNNKKNYNNSNNSSRKAFAVWAVGLISLAFVVAISRVAIGAHWPADLLLGAIFGFFGGLSGAILTFKYSTWWRWITKPQFWYVKALIIIAVSFAMIVEYSQLVVAWLSLIVAVFVTIKLLALKKNVLNESL
- the eptA gene encoding phosphoethanolamine--lipid A transferase EptA, coding for MSLTKAFNFIFFSKNRWKISASRFVLLLALVNTVLFNSALFSFVALNVNIYTLSGIIIASSILVIVFLFNILFISIFSIITPLLVKWLFIITAFINSIALYYLISYQVTLDRTMMGNIFNTKTSESFALLTPTLLIYIFIFAVIPSLLILKIKVTPLNRLKILFNGFLIFVISIFFLYLNSSNWLWIDKHAKLLGGKMLPWSYIINSVRYYSGISRSKKKQILLPKGTFFNNKKVAVVLVIGETARAQNFSLYGYPRNTNPQLHSEKNLLVFNKTTSCSTYTTASVACMLSHNNGKGNYEPLPSYLTRLGVNVIWRTNNWGEPPIYTSKYQKSSELKKQCHGKECQFDEVLLTKINEEIQLSKKKKTFIVLHTYGSHGPSYYAKYPSKFEVFSPVCRHEELSKCTQQELINAYDNTILYTDYFLHKTIQKLKKLKMPVMLIYASDHGESLGENGLYLHGTPFMFAPKYQKEIPFIIWRSKALIKLQGLSNNKVKQVGTFSHANIFHTIIGTLGIKGGAYNKTLNILKTNSP
- the hisC gene encoding histidinol-phosphate transaminase, with amino-acid sequence MLTVSRHIKDLKAYKPGVSLEAIKNQYHLNTFFKLASNENLQGCSDEVKKVLIKSVELAHFYPDPQCTELKNAFADFYNIDTKHLSFGNGSNEVIDLLIRIYCNPLEGEKLLVSKGSFIAYKVCAQAARVEVKECPLNKNLSFSVANIKQAIIEDSKIKIVFIPNPNNPTGTYLGSEDLLQLVLFCKDKNILLVVDEAYNEFVTASDFPKTLDWLKTYKHVALIRTLSKAYALAGLRLGVLVASPQIISYFDKVRNPFNVNSFVQAAAKLAIKDTKYLQKVYENNKQGLQFFYQSFDAMGVSYIKSQANFVLFDCKKNAEQFCADLLTKGLVLRPLFPYGFKTQVRMTVGSMEQNKKAIELLQEHFKSL